The sequence GGTGGACACTCGGCGGCCGTCCGGTGAAACACGGGCGCGCCACGGGCCGGTGATTCTGCTATCCGCGTGTCATGTCGGACTTCACGCTTCCCGAGGACAAGGCGGGGCGGCTGGAGCGCTGCTCGGTCTTCTACACAGAAGCCGTGCCGCACAACCATGCGCTCGGCCTGAGGCTGGTGGACGTCGCCGCCTCCGAGGCCACCGTCGAGCTGCCCTACGCGGACTTCCTCGTCGGCAACCCGGAGACGGGCGTGCTCGCCGGTGGCGCCGTGACGACGCTCATCGATGCGACGTGCGGCACCGCCGTCTTCCTGAAGGTCGGCCGCCTCATGCCGATTGTCACGTTGGACCTGCGCATCGACTACCTGCGCCCCGCCCGCCCCGGCATCTCGCTCACCTGCGTGGCCGAGTGCTACCGGATGACGCGGCAGGTGGCCTTCGTCCGCGCGCTCGTGCATCAGGGCGACAAGAGCAACCCGGTGGCCTCTTCACAGGGCACCTTCATGAAGCTGGAGGAGTGACGGCACCATGAGCACCACGACTCCCACTCCCCTCCTCGCGGACCTCGTGCGAGAGGTGCGCAAGACGCGCGAGTACCGGAAGCTCACCGACGCCATTCCGTACACGCGCTACATGGGCATCGGCGTGGAGAACCTCGCCGGAGAGATGCTCTGCCGCATGACGTACACGCCCAAGCTCATCGGCAACAGCCTGATTCCCGCCCTGCACGGCGGCTCGCTGGGCGCGATGCTGGAGTGCGCCGCCGTC comes from Pyxidicoccus parkwaysis and encodes:
- a CDS encoding PaaI family thioesterase, which gives rise to MSTTTPTPLLADLVREVRKTREYRKLTDAIPYTRYMGIGVENLAGEMLCRMTYTPKLIGNSLIPALHGGSLGAMLECAAVFELLLQTDTERVPKVISLTVDFLRSGKPQDTFAKALITRQGRRVANVRVEAWQDDRTRPIASAHALFLLAEP
- a CDS encoding PaaI family thioesterase — translated: MSDFTLPEDKAGRLERCSVFYTEAVPHNHALGLRLVDVAASEATVELPYADFLVGNPETGVLAGGAVTTLIDATCGTAVFLKVGRLMPIVTLDLRIDYLRPARPGISLTCVAECYRMTRQVAFVRALVHQGDKSNPVASSQGTFMKLEE